ATCCACGGTATTGTTCTGGTGGGTGCGATGGTGGCGCTGGGTCACGCTTCGACTATCGGACAGCAGTTGGTCGGCTTTATTGCCGTGCTACTGGCGGCGGGTAACGCCGTGGGTGGTTATGTGGTAACCGAGCGGATGCTGGAGATGTTCAAGAGCAGTAAAGGGGGTAAAGGCTGATGGAAATAATGATTCAGGCCAGTTACTTCCTGGCGGCGGTACTCTTTATTCTGGGTCTTAAGCAGATGAGTTCTCCAGTGACCGCGCGTCGCGGCATCATCTGGTCCGGCGTGGGTATGATTCTGGCGACGGTAGTGACCTTCTGGGATCCATCGTTGCATGGTGTTTCTAACTACGTCCTTATGGTGATCGCTATTGTGATCGGTGGCGGTTATGCCTGGCAGAAAGGTAAAACTGTGCCCATGGTGGATATGCCCCAGATGATCGCCCTGTTTAACGGCATGGGTGGTGGTGCTGCGGGCGCGATTGCCGCCGTTGAGTTGTTCAGTGCGA
The DNA window shown above is from Aestuariirhabdus haliotis and carries:
- a CDS encoding NAD(P) transhydrogenase subunit alpha; its protein translation is MIEGWAAIYIFLLAGFTGYEVISRVPVILHTPLMSGSNFIHGIVLVGAMVALGHASTIGQQLVGFIAVLLAAGNAVGGYVVTERMLEMFKSSKGGKG